A stretch of Paenibacillus peoriae DNA encodes these proteins:
- a CDS encoding LuxR C-terminal-related transcriptional regulator, which translates to MNAYYKHTLIDRLRTQVTFDAACCTSVDPRTLLSTGAFTESGVEDIHNKLLEYEYLHADMMKYDQLVREGQSVATLHGFTHGQPDRSTRYRDVLQPAGFGDELRVPFMYKGSCWGFLTLFRHHGKPVFSEEEQQVLEALAPSIAYHLRQASVGLSPSPAMITENGLEPGVLMLSDKLKPISSNLVAEQWLQLLRQQEGIHEDGLPAPVRVVCLRALSTATAPARLCIPSTDAGAPWVTIRATLLQGGQKHTGQKQLAVWFEAAKATDMLPLMAEVYSWSERERQIVQLIVQGFSTKELASALHITAYTVQDHLKAIFLKTDVSSRRELVWKVYSRFN; encoded by the coding sequence ATGAACGCATACTACAAGCACACCCTAATCGACCGCTTGCGTACTCAGGTTACTTTCGATGCGGCGTGCTGTACCTCAGTAGATCCGCGTACGCTGCTTTCCACAGGGGCATTTACAGAGTCGGGTGTGGAGGACATTCATAACAAACTACTAGAATACGAATACCTGCACGCCGATATGATGAAATATGATCAGTTGGTGCGAGAAGGACAGTCTGTAGCGACGCTACATGGGTTTACACATGGCCAACCGGATCGGAGCACACGATATAGAGATGTTTTGCAACCCGCCGGATTCGGAGATGAGCTACGTGTTCCGTTTATGTACAAAGGGAGCTGTTGGGGATTTCTTACGTTGTTCCGTCATCATGGAAAACCTGTATTCAGCGAGGAAGAGCAACAAGTGCTTGAAGCGTTAGCGCCGTCCATAGCCTATCATCTGCGTCAGGCCAGTGTCGGTTTATCTCCATCCCCTGCCATGATCACGGAAAATGGACTTGAGCCAGGAGTTCTCATGCTTTCCGATAAGCTAAAACCGATTTCGTCCAATTTAGTAGCAGAGCAGTGGCTACAGTTGCTTCGGCAGCAGGAGGGAATCCATGAAGACGGTCTTCCGGCTCCCGTCCGGGTGGTATGCTTGCGAGCGCTATCCACTGCCACTGCACCAGCACGACTATGTATCCCTTCCACAGACGCAGGAGCCCCATGGGTAACCATCAGAGCCACCCTTCTGCAAGGCGGACAGAAGCATACGGGACAGAAGCAGCTAGCCGTATGGTTTGAGGCTGCTAAAGCAACTGACATGCTACCGCTTATGGCTGAGGTGTACTCATGGTCCGAACGAGAGAGACAAATTGTCCAACTCATTGTTCAGGGCTTTTCGACCAAGGAGCTGGCCAGCGCACTTCATATTACTGCCTACACGGTGCAGGATCACCTGAAAGCGATTTTCTTGAAAACAGATGTAAGCAGCCGTCGTGAGCTAGTATGGAAGGTATATTCCAGATTCAATTAA